The Macaca thibetana thibetana isolate TM-01 chromosome 9, ASM2454274v1, whole genome shotgun sequence region aaaaaaaaaaaagaacagtaacaAGAAATAACAAGAGCACCATGATGTGTCTATGTATAGTGGCATTCTGAGGGAGTAGCCTTGActacatttacaagaaaacaggaaagacTGGAAATAATTGAGTTATGTTTTCACCTtgagaagctagaaaaagaaaatcaaaataagctCAGGAAAGGAATTAGTAAACATGAAAGCATACATTAATGAGATCAAaagcaaacaacagcaacaaaaatgtaGAGTTGGTAAATGGAGCAAAGGCATGTAAACATTCAAAATGTCAAAGGACAGGATGTGACTTTAAAAGCCTTAGAAAAGAGAACTGTATTAAAACACCAACATTTTACAAAGCCATGTAAAACAAATGGtttcctctaaaaataaaaatgatcaaaattagaaaagaaaaaaaaaatggaagtacCATACAGACCAATCTccataaaaataaagggaaaagacaTGCCAAGATTTGCACCCGAAAACAGCCTCAGGTCCAGGAGTTTTCCTGGCAAATTCTATAGGTATTTGCAATTTATATAAGCAGTGTCAGAGgatagaaaaggagagaaagctgCCTTCAACTGaaagctaaaataataattgcagaagtttaaaaactaaaagactgCAAGTAAGATAATTGCATGTCGAATTCTGAATGCATCGGAAGCATAATACCTCATAACAACTAGAGTTTGTCCCAAGAATGCTAGAATGACTGAAGTTTAGAAAATCCACTGATATACCTTATTATATTAACAGATTAATAGAGAAAAACATAAGATTATCTCAATAAACACCAGAACATTATTTGCTATAATGTCCCTCCATACGTACAACCATAGCACAAACTCAGAATTATTTAATAATCTTAAGCAAAGGAAGTCCTAAGCACGACATGAAATCCTGAagccattaaataaaaatttcattcattttactgtGTTAAAATATGCAGGGCTTTTATATGATGTATACCACACCAAAGCAAGATATTAACAGTAGAGGAAACTGTGGAGATAAGCGGGGAGAGTGGGTATACAGGAACTCTGAACtttccaatttttctgtaaacctaaaactgctctgagaaataaagtttataagcaaagaggaacaaaaaacaacaaaatagataaaatacttgaaatataTTTGACATGAAGGCTTAACATCTTAATCTATAAAGAAATcaggaccgggcacggtggctcatgcctctaatcccagcagaggaggaacacttgaggccaggagttcgagaccagcctgggtaacatagtgagatcccatatataaaaaaaaaaaattaaaaattagctgagtgtggtggcgtgctcctgtagttCTCATTacataggagaatcacttgagactgagagtttgaggctgcagtgagctatgatggcaccactgcactccagcctgggcaacagagctagatcctgtctcttaaaaagaaaagaaaaagaaaaaaaagaaaatgaagatatataCTCTCTGTAATAATATTCAAATTGTACCTGAGGTCCTATCCAATGCAATAAGatgggaaaaatataaatgttggaaatgacttaaaatagttattattttacaaatgatataattttccatttagaaaaatccaggccgggcgcggtggctcacgcctataatcccagcactttgggaggccaaggcgggcggatcacaaggtcaggagatcgagaccatggtgaaactccgtctctactaaaaatagaaaaaattagccgggcgcagtggcgggcacctgtagtcccagctactcgggaggctgaggcaggagaatggcgtgaacccgggaggcggagcttgcagtgagccgagattgcgccactgcactccagcttgggcgacagagcgagactccgtctcaaaaaaaataaaaaataaaaaataaataaataaataaataaataaaaaacaaacaaaaatccagaaGAGAATCCACTgaaatattattagaaatttctttttattttattagaagatttatttatttattattagaaGTTTAGCCGGGTTGCCAAGTAGAAGATTCACATACAGAAACCAATAGCTTTCTCATGCATCTGCCAAAACCAATCTAAAAGTGCAACTAAAACATTCAAAATAGCcacagaatttcaaaatatacaggaataaacatggaaaagaaacaCATCAGACCCATGTGAGGAAAATTATAAACTTTACTGAAGGATATAAAGTAAATTCAAACAAAGGGGAAGATGCAGTATAAAGGTGTCCGTTTTCCCATAAATTAAAAGCTAAATTTGGGGAGATGCCTATCACATTGGcaatgttatttttgttgttgtttgtttgtttactttgcaagcttattctaaaatttatgtacagaaaaaaatatccaaGATAAACAAGAAAATTTTGGTAAGGAATGATGGGGACACTGCTCAGTCTATAGAAAGGAAATAGAGGAGGCCACTGCGTGGGAAAAGATACTCAGCTTcactaataattagagaaatgctaaataagaaaataacaaggtcccttttttccccttaaatatccttaaatatttaaatgataatgTGAAAGGGGAAAAACAGAAATTCACAGATACTGTTAGTAGGAGTTCAACTGGTCCAGTCTTTTTCAAAACCAATGGCATTATTTCTCAACACTTTGTGCGTTACTGACAACCAAGCATTAACAAAGTAACTTTTCAGAGTCTATCCACTCCAGAGGTTCAGGGAAATATGTATCCAGAGAGGCTGATCAAGCACGTTCATGTACCACTGTGTCTAACAGCAAAAACACTAGAAATTATTCAAATGActattaagataattatttaaaacagagTGAATTTGTATTTGGGAATATAggtagtgattttttaaaaaatcagtctaTTCTTATAACACTGCAAGAATTCCAAGACACATTATTAAGTATCAAAAGAAAGCTGTAgaaggtcaggtgcggtggctcatgcctgtaatcccagcactttgggaggccaaggtggaaggatcacttggggccaggaattcaagaccagcctggccaagaaggtgagacctcatctctactaaaaatagaaaaattagtccagcgtggtgatgcacacctgtaatcccagctactgggaaggctgaggcaggagaatcacttgaacccaggaggtagaggttgcaatgagtcgagatcgtgccactgcactccagcttgggagacagagactgtctcaaaaaaagaaaaaaaagaaaaaggtagaatATTTTGCACTGTGTAACATAGTAATGTTAAAAATTTATGTGTTAATGCAGATGTATATGCTTGTAAATGCAGACTAAGAACAAGTAGTTAACTTACTTCTGAGGACGTACAGGATTGGAGATGTGGTGAAATCAGGAGGACTTTCGTTTCCTCTGTATGgtttgaaatttcaaaatgaaaatgtgaccaTATAAggatgtactttttaaaattccccaAAAGTAAATGTGGCCATCCGAAAAGTTTATTTACACATGCGTATGTCATCACATATTTATTTCACAAAGATCTGAATGCTTTTTGAccttataaaaatcataaaagcacttaaaaaattaaatagtagtGCTGGATCAGAAAACGTATGCTTTTAGGATGTCTGATGAAATACCaatattaaaaattcatcaaAAAACTTCTGGGAGGATTAGGACTCCAGTGAAGAGATAACCTTTTTGTCAATAGTGAACCTTACCTTGGGCTTCTTTTTCAAAAACTCTGTATATCTTCGCTCAGGAAGAAATGTTAAAGTGTTCCATATCTCTTTATAGCATCGTGGAAAGCGTCTGAAACTTGAGACCACCACGGCTTCTTTATgcacatatgatatttggttatttgaaaagcCATCAAGACAAGATGGAACATAGTCACATGCCCAGAgattaaaatttcttgaaacatgtTGCCTCTTATCTGGAGCGATCTTCTTACGTCCCAGGCCCTGGAGAAGAATTACAAGATTAGAAGGAAAATATTCAAGGTcacatagttttttgtttgtttgtctgtttgttttgtttgtttgtttgttttgaaacagtctttgtctgtcgcccaggctggagttaagtggcacgatctcagctcactgcaacctctgcctcccgggttcaagcaattctcatgccttagcctgctgagtagctggaactacaggtggatgccaccacgcctggctaagtttttgtatttttagtagagacagggttttgccatgttgcccaggttggtcttgaactcctaagctcaggcaatctgcccacgtcagcctcccaaagtgctaggattacaggcgtgagccaccgtgcccagcctcagtcaCCTAGTTCTGAGGTGTTTCTTAAAATCAGTTACTTGACATGTATATGTTGAAATGCACCCTATGATGACTGTCTCGAGGTCTCCTTTACCAACCTGTTGAAGGTTATGAACTGACACTCACAAAACCCTGGCGGGGTTCTGTTATTGTCCTCACAGTCTTCTGGTGCCACCAAGGAGCCGGGGCTTTTAGAGACATGGAAGGCAGAACCAGAGAGAATTCAGCCAGAAACAGACTGTTAGACAGCCTCAACCTTAGGGACCCAGGTAGGTTCCCTTTGCCCCAACATCGCCgaccctccctgctccccagcaCTCAGTGGGACCAATGATGACTCTTTCTCTGAAAAGTCTGAGGAGGCCGACTTCTTTCCCATCCCTAAGGGCTCCCCTGAAGGACCCAGCACCTTTGGGTACTGGCCCACCGGCTTCCTCATTCACTCTCAGCGCCTTACATGTGAACCTAATAATTACTGTGTACTCAAAACTGTACATTCTGTTTGATCACAACTAGGTgaaaaccaagaacaaaaacACTATACTGACATGAACGACTGAGAGGAAACGGACGTTACATTACATAGACTTCACATCAGTAAAGTGAGGTTTCTGTGATGAAGGGTCAATGTCAGATTCGCAGCAGGAGATGCAAGGCACATTTCAATTAGAGTAATTTGAGGACAGTCTATAAAGGGACTATCTAcatatgtgtgggtatgtgtagGGACACCCCGAGGGGTTGTGCAATGGCTCCAGGACTGAGGGGACTGGGGAGGAATGTACTCCACATAGATCAGCCCCCCGGAACCAGagtggggagaagaggaagagagtggCACTGGAGGAACAAGTGTATGACGCGGGGCACAAAGTCCAAGTCAGCTTCTAAAGAATGACTTGAGGATACTCCAGCAAATtgaaaaacaagtaaaagaaagGCATGATGAAAATAGGGGAAAGAGCTTCAAGGGAAGTAGCAAGTAAAATTTATGGATGAAATCTAAATGCTTGCTAATAATGTGACTATGAAATGTATTGAAT contains the following coding sequences:
- the TEX36 gene encoding testis-expressed protein 36 isoform X1, coding for MTKGRRFNPPLDKDGRWFPHIGLTQKTSESNTRAMLKEPQSPHSPWQVEGKLPPIYKVREKQAVNNQFPFSVHDNRHSLENSGCYLDSGLGRKKIAPDKRQHVSRNFNLWACDYVPSCLDGFSNNQISYVHKEAVVVSSFRRFPRCYKEIWNTLTFLPERRYTEFLKKKPKVRFTIDKKVISSLES